TATTATGCGGAATTGAGTTCGTTCCCGGATTAGCGCGAAACTCATCTAATTCCTGAATATCAGTTAAGTCAGAAACATCGTAAGAAGCTACAACGGCGTTGGTTTCCTCATCGGTAGAGAATAAAAAAATTATTATCATCACTCAACCAAACATTATGTGTAAACTCACCGGGCGTACTTTGTTGCGCCATTAAAACAGGTGAAGTTTTATCTGTGATATCCCAAACTGAAAACCAGCCATCATAAATATTACCAGCCCACAATGTATCACCACGTACAAAACCGTCGTGGATATACCATTCTTCAACTTCACCAATAAAAGGTGGATTTAAAGGGTCAACGTTGGCATCAAACATCTGGTCGCCACCAACACCTTTGTTAGAACCAAAAACGTGCACAATTCCGTTTTCATCACAAAACACGGTATGTCCCGAATTTAATCCAACACCGCCATCGGTAAAATTATAATCTACAGAGCCCGGCAAATTTTGTAAGTCGATGCACAACAATCCGCCACCGCCTTCAGTAACCACATAAGCATAATGGCTCCAGGTTCTTACTTCGCGCCAAATACTGTTA
This sequence is a window from Bacteroidota bacterium. Protein-coding genes within it:
- a CDS encoding choice-of-anchor B family protein, which encodes MRKNIFTPLFLLLMACATNLSAQLNIELLGHLEYADQLSNLTGWADGAGNEYAIVGTEDGTSIVDITDPTNPVEVQFVDGINSIWREVRTWSHYAYVVTEGGGGLLCIDLQNLPGSVDYNFTDGGVGLNSGHTVFCDENGIVHVFGSNKGVGGDQMFDANVDPLNPPFIGEVEEWYIHDGFVRGDTLWAGNIYDGWFSVWDITDKTSPVLMAQQSTPGEFTHNVWLSDDNNFFILYR